From one Amycolatopsis sp. FDAARGOS 1241 genomic stretch:
- a CDS encoding metal-dependent hydrolase, translated as MGRTHALTGWCAGLALAPAVGAGSVHQAVVFGATTAGFALLPDLDHPGASASRIFGWLTEALSWLLRRVSSAVYALTKGPRDEKVTGKHRHLSHTVLFAAGLGAATSAGTAAGGPWAVFGVVVFGLLLAEGALGDWLLPVSAGAIVWWYFTARDHASELDQISGWLGIAVAAGCLVHCLGDSLTESGCPFLFPLPIAGETWYEIRPPKPLRLRTGKKVEKRLVFPIFVVVGVLLVPGVWGWTTATVERLFTPPASQSATP; from the coding sequence ATGGGGCGCACACACGCCCTGACCGGCTGGTGCGCGGGCCTGGCCCTCGCACCCGCGGTCGGCGCCGGCTCGGTGCACCAGGCGGTGGTCTTCGGGGCCACCACGGCCGGGTTCGCGCTGCTCCCCGATCTCGACCACCCCGGCGCCAGCGCGTCACGCATCTTCGGCTGGCTGACCGAGGCCCTCTCGTGGCTCCTGCGCCGCGTCTCCTCCGCCGTGTACGCCCTCACCAAGGGCCCGCGCGACGAGAAGGTGACCGGCAAGCACCGCCACCTCTCCCACACCGTGCTGTTCGCCGCGGGCCTCGGCGCCGCCACCTCGGCCGGCACCGCGGCCGGCGGGCCGTGGGCCGTGTTCGGCGTGGTGGTCTTCGGGCTGTTGCTCGCCGAAGGCGCCCTGGGCGACTGGTTGCTCCCGGTCAGCGCCGGCGCCATCGTCTGGTGGTACTTCACCGCGCGGGACCACGCGAGCGAGCTGGACCAGATCTCGGGCTGGCTCGGCATCGCCGTCGCGGCCGGCTGCCTGGTCCACTGCCTCGGCGACTCCCTGACCGAGTCGGGCTGCCCGTTCCTGTTCCCCCTGCCCATCGCGGGGGAGACCTGGTACGAGATCCGCCCACCCAAGCCCCTGCGCCTGCGCACCGGTAAAAAGGTGGAGAAGCGCTTGGTGTTCCCGATCTTCGTCGTCGTCGGCGTCCTGCTGGTCCCCGGCGTGTGGGGCTGGACCACGGCCACCGTCGAGCGCTTGTTCACGCCTCCGGCGTCGCAGTCCGCGACGCCGTGA
- a CDS encoding SIS domain-containing protein: MSAVAGDGSSGLEELYPFLYAGSSDLDAVLTQVRQSTVEKAREIVALRRRVAEADGARLYACAKDLAKAFAGGGRLLAFGNGGSSTDSQDLASLFLSPAGGARPLPAFGLTNDIAVVTALSNDIGFDVVFARQVAAFGRRGDVAVGLSTSGNSANLLAAFDEAARRGLVTVGIAGYDGGKMAELDSIDHLFVVPSPSVHRIQEAQTTLYHALWELTLGALDELEGEQP; encoded by the coding sequence TTGAGCGCCGTGGCAGGGGATGGCTCGAGCGGCCTCGAAGAGCTCTACCCGTTCCTGTACGCGGGTTCGAGTGATCTCGACGCCGTCCTGACCCAGGTCCGTCAGTCCACTGTGGAGAAAGCTCGCGAGATCGTCGCGCTGCGCCGGCGGGTGGCCGAGGCCGACGGGGCGCGGCTCTACGCGTGCGCGAAGGACCTCGCGAAGGCGTTCGCCGGTGGCGGCCGCCTGCTGGCGTTCGGCAACGGCGGCAGCTCCACCGACTCGCAGGACCTCGCGAGCCTGTTCCTGTCGCCGGCGGGCGGCGCGCGGCCGCTGCCCGCGTTCGGCCTCACCAACGACATCGCCGTGGTCACCGCGCTGAGCAACGACATCGGGTTCGACGTGGTGTTCGCCCGGCAGGTCGCGGCGTTCGGCCGCCGCGGCGACGTCGCGGTGGGCCTGTCGACGAGCGGGAACTCGGCGAACCTGCTGGCCGCCTTCGACGAGGCCGCGCGCCGCGGCCTCGTCACCGTCGGCATCGCCGGGTACGACGGCGGCAAGATGGCCGAACTCGACAGCATCGACCACCTCTTCGTGGTGCCGTCGCCTTCGGTGCACCGCATCCAGGAAGCCCAGACGACCCTTTACCACGCACTGTGGGAACTCACCCTCGGTGCGCTCGACGAACTCGAGGGTGAACAGCCGTGA
- a CDS encoding HNH endonuclease family protein, which produces MPRTSLTQRILLVAVVLVVAVAGIWYAGRQVGAQPPGTGAAPADVAQQLAELKIAPRTSMSGYSRDKFPHWDNQGHNCNTRELVLKRDGKDVKAGSDCNPTSGTWFSVYDAETWTKPGDVDIDHMVPLGQAWASGARDWPQDKREQFANDLTRPQLFAVTDNLNQQKGDKAPDEWKPPLVSFWCTYATDWVTVKHYYGLTITTGEKTALQDMLKRCGA; this is translated from the coding sequence ATGCCCCGGACGTCGCTCACCCAGCGGATCCTGCTGGTCGCCGTGGTTCTCGTGGTGGCCGTCGCCGGGATCTGGTACGCGGGCCGGCAGGTCGGCGCGCAGCCGCCCGGCACCGGCGCCGCGCCCGCCGACGTCGCGCAGCAGCTCGCGGAGCTGAAGATCGCGCCGCGGACGTCGATGTCCGGCTACTCCCGGGACAAGTTCCCGCACTGGGACAACCAGGGGCACAACTGCAACACGCGCGAGCTCGTCCTCAAGCGCGACGGCAAGGACGTCAAGGCCGGCTCCGACTGCAACCCGACGTCGGGCACGTGGTTCAGCGTGTACGACGCCGAAACGTGGACCAAGCCCGGCGACGTCGACATCGACCACATGGTCCCGCTCGGGCAGGCGTGGGCCAGCGGCGCGCGCGACTGGCCGCAGGACAAGCGCGAGCAGTTCGCCAACGACCTCACGCGCCCGCAGCTGTTCGCCGTCACGGACAACCTGAATCAGCAGAAGGGCGACAAGGCGCCCGACGAGTGGAAGCCGCCGCTGGTGTCGTTCTGGTGCACGTACGCGACGGACTGGGTCACCGTGAAGCACTACTACGGGCTGACGATCACCACCGGGGAGAAGACGGCCCTGCAGGACATGCTCAAGCGCTGCGGAGCCTGA
- a CDS encoding alpha/beta fold hydrolase — protein sequence MAMFLLIHGGGGSGWEWHLVAEQLRARGHEAVAPDLPIGNPRAKFADFADTAVKAVGAAADVVVVGHSYGGFTAPIAAKRLDARLLVFVAGMVPAPGEAPGEWWGNVGYVNPGEGLSVTEQYLGDVPPELAEESLRRSRNPASAEYHEPWPEPALPDVPTRVLLCRDDKFFSPELQRRVARERLGAEADEIDGSHCIALSRPAELAERLDRYFATL from the coding sequence ATGGCGATGTTCCTGTTGATCCACGGCGGTGGTGGCAGCGGCTGGGAGTGGCACCTGGTCGCCGAGCAGCTGCGCGCGCGTGGCCACGAAGCCGTCGCGCCGGATCTGCCGATCGGGAATCCGCGGGCGAAGTTCGCCGATTTTGCCGATACCGCGGTGAAAGCCGTCGGTGCTGCGGCGGACGTCGTTGTCGTGGGCCATTCCTACGGTGGGTTCACCGCGCCGATCGCGGCGAAGCGGCTCGACGCGCGGCTCCTCGTGTTCGTCGCCGGCATGGTGCCCGCGCCCGGCGAGGCGCCGGGGGAGTGGTGGGGCAACGTCGGGTACGTGAACCCCGGCGAAGGGCTGTCGGTCACCGAGCAGTACCTCGGCGACGTGCCGCCTGAGCTCGCCGAGGAGTCGCTGCGCCGAAGCCGGAACCCGGCGAGCGCCGAGTACCACGAGCCGTGGCCGGAACCGGCGTTGCCCGACGTGCCCACGCGCGTGCTGTTGTGCCGCGACGACAAGTTCTTCAGTCCCGAGCTGCAGCGGCGCGTCGCGCGCGAGCGGCTCGGCGCCGAAGCCGACGAGATCGACGGGTCCCACTGCATCGCGTTGAGCCGTCCGGCTGAGCTGGCCGAGCGGCTGGACCGGTATTTCGCCACGCTTTGA
- a CDS encoding STAS domain-containing protein, protein MPAADQNSTPPGFGITLDTEAAEPRVVVNGELDLLTSPQLQEALAGLIADKSSQRVVADLTGVTFFDSSALNVVLHAQRQAREQDVELAVVPSSAVSRVIELTGVAEHLSVSEEPPA, encoded by the coding sequence ATGCCCGCAGCCGACCAGAACTCCACCCCTCCCGGGTTCGGCATCACGCTGGACACCGAGGCCGCCGAGCCGAGGGTGGTGGTCAACGGTGAGCTCGACCTGCTCACCAGCCCGCAGCTGCAGGAAGCCCTTGCCGGGTTGATCGCGGACAAGAGCTCGCAGCGCGTGGTGGCCGACCTCACCGGGGTGACCTTCTTCGACTCCTCGGCGTTGAACGTGGTCCTGCACGCCCAGCGGCAGGCCCGTGAGCAGGACGTCGAGCTCGCGGTCGTCCCGAGCTCCGCGGTGAGCCGCGTCATCGAGCTCACGGGAGTGGCCGAACACCTGAGCGTGTCGGAGGAACCGCCCGCCTGA
- a CDS encoding WhiB family transcriptional regulator produces the protein MADVSRLPSVVAEEWEWQLRGSCRGADSSLFFHTDNERGSARERRESRAKAICQTCPVLAQCRKHAMTVQEPYGIWGGLGEIERRELFMRERRAAKRKAMSA, from the coding sequence ATGGCTGACGTGAGCCGGCTGCCCAGTGTGGTCGCCGAGGAGTGGGAGTGGCAGCTGCGCGGTTCCTGCCGCGGCGCGGACAGCAGCCTCTTCTTCCACACCGACAACGAGCGCGGGTCTGCCCGCGAGCGTCGTGAGTCGCGCGCCAAGGCGATCTGCCAGACGTGCCCCGTGCTGGCGCAGTGCCGAAAGCACGCCATGACGGTACAGGAGCCCTACGGCATCTGGGGCGGTCTGGGCGAGATCGAACGCCGTGAGCTGTTCATGCGCGAACGTCGCGCCGCCAAGCGCAAGGCGATGTCCGCCTAG
- a CDS encoding hydrogenase expression protein HypE, producing the protein MTHAQQEEKPIHILWINAGLSCDGDSVALTAATQPSIEEIVLGALPGLPKIQVHWPLIDFECGPDKGADTFIEWFYKADRGELEPFVLVVEGSIPNEAIKAEGYWCGFGNNPATGQPMTTSEWLDRLAPKALAVVAAGTCAAYGGIHAMEGNPTGAMGVPDYLGWDWKSSAGLPIVCIPGCPTHPDNFSETLTYLLYQAAGHAPMIPLDDHLRPQWLFGATVHEGCDRAGYYEQGQFAEAYDSPQCLVKIGCWGPVVKCNVPKRGWLNGVGGCPNVGGICIGCTMPGFPDRFMPFMDEPPGAHVSSMASEAYGTVIRRLRKITERKADAEPKWRHKGGVLETGYRSSWR; encoded by the coding sequence GTGACGCATGCCCAGCAAGAAGAGAAGCCCATCCACATCCTGTGGATCAACGCCGGACTCTCCTGCGACGGCGATTCGGTCGCGCTGACCGCCGCGACGCAGCCGAGCATCGAGGAGATCGTGCTCGGCGCGCTGCCGGGTCTGCCGAAGATCCAGGTGCACTGGCCGCTGATCGACTTCGAATGCGGTCCGGACAAGGGCGCCGACACGTTCATCGAGTGGTTCTACAAGGCCGATCGCGGTGAGCTGGAGCCGTTCGTGCTGGTCGTGGAGGGTTCGATCCCCAACGAGGCGATCAAGGCCGAGGGCTACTGGTGCGGCTTCGGCAACAACCCCGCGACCGGCCAGCCGATGACCACCAGCGAGTGGCTCGACCGCCTGGCCCCCAAGGCGCTGGCGGTCGTTGCGGCCGGCACCTGCGCGGCGTACGGCGGCATCCACGCCATGGAGGGCAACCCGACGGGCGCGATGGGCGTGCCCGACTACCTCGGCTGGGACTGGAAGTCGAGCGCGGGACTGCCGATCGTGTGCATCCCCGGCTGCCCGACGCACCCGGACAACTTCTCCGAGACGCTCACCTACCTGCTCTACCAGGCCGCGGGCCACGCGCCGATGATCCCGCTCGACGACCACTTGCGGCCGCAGTGGCTCTTCGGCGCGACCGTCCACGAAGGCTGCGACCGCGCGGGCTACTACGAGCAGGGCCAGTTCGCCGAGGCGTACGACTCGCCACAGTGCCTGGTGAAGATCGGCTGCTGGGGACCCGTCGTGAAGTGCAACGTGCCCAAGCGCGGCTGGCTCAACGGCGTCGGCGGCTGCCCGAACGTCGGCGGTATCTGCATCGGCTGCACCATGCCCGGCTTCCCCGACCGGTTCATGCCGTTCATGGACGAGCCGCCCGGCGCGCACGTCTCGTCGATGGCCAGCGAGGCCTACGGCACGGTGATCCGGCGGCTGCGCAAGATCACCGAACGCAAGGCGGACGCCGAACCCAAGTGGCGGCACAAGGGCGGGGTCCTCGAAACCGGCTACCGCTCGTCCTGGCGCTGA
- a CDS encoding HypC/HybG/HupF family hydrogenase formation chaperone yields MCITCSDTAVEVTVVELLDLGFAVVDTGEGREEVSVALVEAGVGDRILVHAGEAIARLENHPE; encoded by the coding sequence GTGTGCATCACCTGCTCCGACACGGCGGTCGAGGTGACCGTCGTCGAGCTCCTGGACCTCGGGTTCGCGGTCGTCGACACCGGCGAGGGCCGGGAAGAAGTGAGCGTGGCGCTGGTCGAGGCCGGCGTCGGCGATCGGATCCTCGTGCACGCCGGCGAAGCCATCGCACGCTTGGAGAACCACCCGGAGTAA
- a CDS encoding 3D domain-containing protein encodes MKLSTLGVVVLAFGALVTVPVTAHAATLPACQHFYSGPIPDRPVTGGHGPGTLAGAVDVSNRLPAPGGVTGALGSDGKVTFTFSRVPGAKAYRAFRNGQALQWISDWGQPTLQVTDASPCQNANYQLYAMTAEDNSPGSLGQISTAYRVDAAGKLAPYALAKGTTLNYRVTAYNDVAQTALGYQAGPGFCAVDARNIPWGTRISVPGYGHCYAADIGSWIKDDIVDVWLPGSQANGWGVQRLTLTVE; translated from the coding sequence ATGAAGCTCAGCACCCTGGGCGTCGTCGTGCTCGCGTTCGGCGCGCTCGTCACCGTCCCCGTCACCGCGCACGCCGCGACTCTCCCGGCGTGCCAGCACTTCTACTCCGGCCCGATCCCCGACCGTCCCGTCACCGGCGGGCACGGCCCCGGCACGCTCGCCGGCGCCGTCGACGTGAGCAACCGCCTGCCGGCACCCGGTGGTGTCACCGGCGCACTCGGCAGCGACGGCAAGGTCACCTTCACGTTCTCGCGCGTGCCGGGCGCCAAGGCCTACCGCGCGTTCCGCAACGGCCAAGCCCTGCAGTGGATCAGCGACTGGGGCCAGCCGACGCTCCAGGTCACCGACGCGAGCCCGTGCCAGAACGCCAACTACCAGCTCTACGCCATGACCGCCGAGGACAACTCACCCGGCTCGCTCGGCCAGATCTCCACCGCCTACCGCGTGGACGCCGCGGGCAAGCTGGCGCCCTACGCCCTCGCGAAGGGCACCACGCTCAACTACCGCGTCACCGCGTACAACGACGTCGCCCAGACCGCGCTCGGATACCAAGCGGGCCCGGGTTTCTGCGCCGTCGACGCCCGCAACATCCCTTGGGGCACCAGGATTTCCGTGCCCGGCTACGGTCACTGCTACGCCGCCGACATCGGCAGCTGGATCAAAGACGACATCGTCGACGTCTGGCTGCCCGGCAGCCAGGCCAATGGCTGGGGCGTCCAGCGGCTGACCCTGACCGTCGAATGA
- a CDS encoding aldo/keto reductase yields the protein METRKITRLGREVSAVGLGCWQLGADWGTVDEAEAMGVLHAAADEGVTFFDTADVYGDGRSETLVGRFRRERGDNVFVATKMGRRAEQVPENYVEKNFREWNDRSRRNLGMDTLDLVQLHCPPTPVYSSDAVYDALDRMVDEGRINAYGVSVETCDEALAALQRPNVASVQIILNCLRLKPLERVLPAAVDAGAGIIARVPLASGLLSGRYTASTTFGSDDHRTFNRHGEAFDVGETFSGVPFEVGLEAVERLRGLVPEGQTLAQFALRWILDQLGVSVVIPGARNAEQARGNTTAAALVPLSEEAAATVRATYDELIRPLVHDKW from the coding sequence ATGGAGACTCGCAAGATCACCCGGCTGGGGCGTGAGGTGTCCGCCGTCGGCCTCGGGTGCTGGCAGCTCGGCGCCGACTGGGGCACCGTCGACGAGGCCGAGGCCATGGGCGTGCTGCACGCGGCGGCCGACGAGGGCGTCACGTTCTTCGACACCGCCGACGTCTACGGCGACGGCCGCAGCGAGACGCTGGTCGGACGTTTCCGGCGCGAACGCGGCGACAACGTGTTCGTGGCCACGAAGATGGGCCGCCGCGCCGAGCAGGTGCCGGAGAACTACGTCGAGAAGAACTTCCGCGAGTGGAACGATCGGTCCCGCCGCAACCTCGGCATGGACACGCTCGACCTCGTGCAGCTGCACTGCCCGCCCACGCCCGTGTATTCGTCCGACGCCGTGTACGACGCGCTGGACCGCATGGTCGACGAAGGCCGGATCAACGCCTACGGCGTGAGTGTCGAAACGTGCGACGAGGCCCTGGCCGCGCTGCAGCGGCCGAACGTCGCGTCCGTCCAGATCATCCTCAACTGCCTGCGCCTCAAGCCGCTCGAGCGCGTGCTGCCCGCCGCGGTCGACGCCGGTGCCGGGATCATCGCGCGCGTACCGCTCGCGTCGGGCCTGCTGTCCGGCCGCTACACGGCTTCGACGACCTTCGGCAGCGACGATCACCGCACCTTCAACCGCCACGGCGAGGCGTTCGACGTCGGCGAGACCTTCTCGGGCGTGCCGTTCGAGGTCGGCCTCGAAGCCGTCGAACGGCTGCGCGGGCTGGTGCCCGAGGGGCAGACCCTGGCGCAGTTCGCACTGCGGTGGATCCTCGACCAGCTGGGCGTTTCCGTGGTGATCCCGGGCGCGCGCAACGCGGAGCAGGCGCGGGGCAACACCACGGCGGCGGCGCTTGTGCCCCTGTCGGAAGAAGCGGCGGCGACGGTGCGGGCGACCTACGACGAACTGATCCGGCCGCTGGTGCACGACAAGTGGTGA
- a CDS encoding tetratricopeptide repeat protein: protein MPGRLRKWNSRVDDYLQRKAAEGGNVVAMTRVAAALRDRGELEEAEEWFRRAAAGGDRIAMTALAHLLHDRGEVDEAERWFLEAAHAGEPRGMLGLGRAYERRGSHEDAEYWFHAAATTGDTEAMAALGHLLAEYGRFDEAEDWCRRAASVGNTAAMLDVGVVMRERGRYNEATRWWREALSDGDLSATCLLGLQAERFGRLDDAESWYRQGATGGNVEAIVRLGLLLHRRGDVDEAEAWYLDAAEAGDPAAMTNLGVLARARGDDGEAAAWYRKAAEHGSVPALTNLGHLAEARDELATAEKYFRRAAETGDVQGMLSLARMLRARGAAEEAETWLSRAEQSQSEHDRT, encoded by the coding sequence ATGCCCGGGCGGCTACGGAAGTGGAACTCACGCGTCGACGACTACCTGCAGCGCAAGGCGGCCGAAGGCGGCAACGTCGTGGCGATGACCCGCGTCGCCGCCGCCCTGCGCGACCGCGGCGAGCTCGAAGAAGCCGAAGAGTGGTTCCGCCGCGCCGCGGCCGGCGGCGACCGCATCGCGATGACGGCCCTCGCCCACCTGCTGCACGACCGCGGCGAGGTCGACGAGGCCGAACGCTGGTTCCTCGAAGCGGCCCACGCGGGTGAGCCGCGCGGGATGCTGGGGCTGGGCCGGGCGTACGAACGCCGCGGCAGCCACGAGGACGCCGAATACTGGTTCCACGCGGCCGCGACGACCGGCGACACCGAAGCGATGGCCGCGCTCGGCCACCTGCTCGCCGAGTACGGCCGCTTCGACGAGGCCGAGGACTGGTGCCGCCGAGCGGCGAGCGTGGGCAACACCGCGGCGATGCTCGACGTCGGCGTCGTCATGCGCGAGCGCGGCCGCTACAACGAGGCCACCCGCTGGTGGCGGGAGGCGCTGTCGGACGGCGACCTTTCGGCGACGTGCCTGCTGGGCCTGCAGGCCGAACGCTTCGGCAGGCTCGACGACGCCGAATCGTGGTATCGCCAGGGCGCGACGGGCGGGAACGTCGAGGCGATCGTGCGGCTCGGCCTGCTGCTGCACCGCCGGGGCGACGTCGACGAGGCCGAAGCTTGGTACCTCGACGCGGCCGAGGCGGGCGACCCGGCGGCGATGACCAACCTCGGCGTGCTCGCGCGGGCCCGCGGCGACGACGGCGAAGCCGCCGCCTGGTACCGCAAGGCGGCCGAGCACGGGAGCGTGCCGGCGTTGACCAACCTGGGCCACCTGGCCGAGGCGCGCGATGAGCTCGCGACGGCGGAGAAGTACTTCCGCCGCGCGGCGGAAACCGGTGACGTGCAGGGCATGCTGAGCCTCGCCCGGATGCTGCGGGCGCGAGGCGCGGCCGAGGAAGCCGAGACGTGGCTGTCGCGCGCCGAGCAGTCCCAGAGCGAGCACGACCGGACGTGA
- a CDS encoding anti-sigma factor — translation MEDNAPLDREDAQLIEVRTAAIPHVVPTLRTIVADIAMRQDFDLDAVEDLRMAVDEACSMLLPSASDGKLTCVFSWIEGRIEVTVSVLADTPDHGDDTGLSWQLLTALATSARRTVTPADGGYLSRVQLVRESEVARP, via the coding sequence GTGGAGGACAACGCCCCGCTCGATCGGGAGGACGCCCAGCTCATCGAGGTGCGGACGGCGGCCATCCCGCACGTGGTGCCCACGTTGCGCACGATCGTCGCGGACATCGCGATGCGCCAGGACTTCGACCTCGACGCGGTGGAGGACCTGCGGATGGCGGTGGACGAGGCCTGCTCGATGCTGCTCCCCTCCGCTTCCGACGGCAAGCTGACCTGCGTCTTCTCCTGGATCGAGGGCCGCATCGAGGTGACCGTCTCGGTGCTGGCCGACACCCCGGACCACGGTGACGACACCGGGCTGTCCTGGCAGCTGCTCACCGCGCTGGCGACATCGGCGCGCCGCACCGTGACCCCGGCCGACGGCGGTTACCTCTCCCGGGTGCAACTCGTCCGGGAGAGCGAGGTGGCCCGGCCGTGA
- a CDS encoding ATP-binding protein: MTTSRMPTRGGATTPATVRLRLPDDVTAPAIARHAVCAVLADLGVDLPSRDDVLLATSELVTNAFEHGERPDRLELKVAEHRLLVCVFDAGKKVPELKEPSPAAARSRGLQLVRALSEDWGYERCESGKYVWAAFAVTTEG; this comes from the coding sequence ATGACGACGTCGAGGATGCCGACGAGGGGCGGCGCGACAACACCCGCCACGGTGCGTCTGCGGCTCCCGGACGACGTCACCGCGCCCGCGATCGCCCGCCACGCGGTCTGCGCCGTACTCGCGGACCTGGGCGTGGACCTACCATCGCGAGACGACGTCCTGCTGGCGACGTCCGAGCTGGTCACCAACGCGTTCGAACACGGGGAGCGGCCCGACCGCCTCGAACTGAAGGTGGCCGAGCACCGGCTGCTGGTGTGCGTGTTCGACGCGGGCAAGAAGGTGCCCGAGCTGAAGGAGCCCTCGCCGGCGGCGGCGCGCAGCAGGGGCCTGCAGCTGGTCCGCGCGCTATCGGAGGACTGGGGTTACGAGCGCTGCGAAAGCGGCAAGTACGTGTGGGCGGCATTCGCGGTCACGACCGAGGGCTGA
- a CDS encoding SigB/SigF/SigG family RNA polymerase sigma factor, whose amino-acid sequence MNTPADGDESTDVASLFDELAQLPADAPRREEIRDLLVREHLELARNLARKFRNRDEAMDDLVQIATVGLIHAVDRYDPSQGTDFLAFAVPTISGELRHHFRDNSWSVRVPRRLKELNATISAAREELTVRLSRAPRPSEIAQHLGVPVEDVYEGLRAGQGRYGASLDNLLENSAHTRFGAPDTNLTQAELREALRPMLESLPERERKIIALRFGSGMSQSDIARRVGVSQMQVSRLLASTLKKLRTGLVETDITEGT is encoded by the coding sequence GTGAACACTCCCGCCGATGGCGACGAATCCACTGACGTGGCGTCGCTGTTCGACGAACTGGCCCAGCTGCCCGCGGACGCCCCGCGCCGCGAGGAGATCCGCGACCTGCTGGTGCGCGAGCACCTGGAGCTCGCCCGCAACCTCGCGCGGAAGTTCCGCAACCGCGACGAGGCCATGGACGACCTCGTGCAGATCGCGACAGTCGGCCTCATCCACGCCGTCGACCGCTACGACCCGTCGCAGGGCACGGACTTCCTGGCGTTCGCCGTCCCCACGATCTCGGGTGAGCTTCGCCACCACTTCCGGGACAACAGCTGGTCGGTGCGGGTGCCGCGGCGGCTCAAGGAGCTCAACGCCACCATTTCCGCCGCGCGCGAGGAGCTCACCGTGCGGCTGTCGCGCGCGCCGCGCCCGAGTGAGATCGCCCAGCACCTCGGCGTGCCGGTCGAGGACGTCTACGAGGGCCTGCGCGCCGGCCAGGGCCGCTACGGCGCCTCGCTGGACAACCTGCTGGAGAACTCGGCGCACACGCGCTTCGGCGCGCCCGACACGAACCTCACGCAGGCGGAGCTGCGCGAGGCGCTGCGGCCCATGTTGGAGAGCCTGCCGGAGCGCGAACGCAAGATCATCGCGCTGCGGTTCGGGTCGGGGATGAGCCAGTCGGACATCGCCCGGCGCGTGGGTGTTTCGCAGATGCAGGTGTCCCGTTTGCTCGCGTCGACCTTGAAGAAGCTGCGGACGGGACTGGTCGAGACCGACATCACCGAGGGCACCTGA
- a CDS encoding SIS domain-containing protein, with protein sequence MTGSPTTPPGAVAALFERRVAPAEDLAGQAGAVADACHGMARRFHRGGKLVVFGNGGSGTDAQHVAVEFVHPVIVGKRALPAISLTADVATLTGVAGREGLDEVFAYQIEFLAEPQDIALGISSDGECRNVRRGLEAARDLGMLTVALTGGTGGTVAATPGLDHVLVARSADPRVVKEVHVTTYHILWELVHVFFEQPGVLTPEVTP encoded by the coding sequence ATGACCGGCTCTCCGACGACTCCCCCGGGGGCGGTGGCGGCGTTGTTCGAACGCCGCGTCGCACCTGCTGAGGACCTGGCCGGACAGGCCGGGGCGGTGGCCGACGCGTGTCACGGCATGGCGCGGCGGTTCCACCGGGGCGGGAAGCTCGTCGTGTTCGGCAACGGCGGTTCGGGCACCGACGCGCAGCACGTCGCGGTGGAGTTCGTGCACCCGGTGATCGTGGGGAAACGCGCGTTGCCGGCCATCTCGCTCACGGCCGACGTCGCGACGCTCACCGGCGTCGCGGGGCGCGAAGGGCTCGACGAGGTCTTCGCGTACCAGATCGAGTTCCTGGCCGAGCCGCAGGACATCGCGCTCGGCATCTCGTCGGACGGCGAGTGCCGCAACGTCCGGCGCGGCCTCGAAGCCGCCCGTGACCTGGGGATGCTCACCGTCGCGCTCACCGGCGGCACGGGTGGGACCGTCGCCGCGACCCCCGGGCTCGACCACGTGCTCGTCGCGCGCTCGGCCGATCCGCGCGTGGTGAAGGAGGTGCACGTGACGACTTACCACATTCTGTGGGAGCTGGTGCACGTGTTCTTCGAGCAGCCGGGGGTGCTGACCCCGGAGGTGACACCGTGA